In Nerophis ophidion isolate RoL-2023_Sa linkage group LG03, RoL_Noph_v1.0, whole genome shotgun sequence, the following are encoded in one genomic region:
- the LOC133548797 gene encoding G-protein coupled receptor family C group 6 member A-like: protein MFTMFYLGLVVSVIAVLGLGDGSLLNAFYPGDIVIGGLFPIHLQTNRSTIPGPVSCSQYNFQMLLQSQMMIYAIREINHRTPRLLPNITLGYHIYDTCGDVTFAIRATLQLVKDQLDSRKCFFPENTQFAPPNLMAVIGERFSEVSIAVSRVMALSSVAQISYASTSELLSRKLKFPTFLRTISSDEYQTKAITELVREFNWKSVAIIGSDDEYGKYGSDRLAQLFREMEDVCIEFIDILPGYFSQNNSQTHKKMSVLVDNINKSTAEAVIVFTKESNVDIVIEAAVKHKLNRTWIASDSWSSSTKLATLPDIDMAGLVFGFNSQRNSVAGFKDYVMSIFNGTTNALLDHHLTHYPLCSNGSHLDAKCTHSKQESGQCVDLRCLTNHIDQDEKYNIYLAVQVIAEGLRRLLKCDSQQCERVDDFTPLELLMEIKKVNFTVDTTHIFFDANGDPSLGYDILYWDMSGKTWLNVIQVIGKYWPNGTIRVPRDLVLKMHNVKVTAYNCSKTCPPGQELKKQDVKLKCCHDCVPCAEGEFSTGQGGECKRCGTNEYSSPTRDECLKKTFEFLDWSNVFIIILSTLDGLGIILTIMFAVLFAIHHNTPIVKAVGGYLCFLELFSLLTCFCLTFSFPGKPTVASCMIGMPLFGIAFSLCISCILANLLQILVGFMFDLKTKSWLKKLNHPVAVVAVVTGIQLALCVPWLCLYPPLPSQTSLAKSILLQCHKGSTNFFISMLSYNALLALICFLFAFKGKRLPDLYKNASLVAISMLLYLIIWILFIPIYIYLFGVYKQAIESAAILVSSYSILCCHLAPKCYIMVLRKEINDKKAITEYIRKHYEEKGMSVVK, encoded by the exons ATGTTTACAATGTTCTACTTAGGTTTAGTTGTGAGTGTGATAGCTGTGCTCGGTTTAGGAGATGGAAGTTTGCTGAATGCCTTTTATCCAGGAGACATCGTCATTGGAGGACTTTTCCCTATTCACCTCCAAACCAACAGAAGCACAATACCAGGACCTGTCTCCTGCAGCCA GTATAACTTCCAAATGCTTTTACAATCGCAAATGATGATATATGCAATCAGAGAAATTAACCATCGTACGCCAAGGCTTCTCCCTAACATCACGTTGGGATATCACATCTACGACACATGCGGGGATGTCACCTTTGCCATCAGGGCCACTCTTCAGCTCGTCAAGGACCAGTTGGATAGTCGAAAGTGTTTTTTTCCGGAAAATACTCAGTTTGCTCCACCCAATTTGATGGCAGTGATTGGTGAGAGGTTCTCTGAGGTCTCAATCGCAGTTTCACGAGTTATGGCTCTATCTTCAGTGGCTCAG ATTAGCTACGCATCAACGAGTGAGCTACTCAGCAGGAAGTTGAAGTTCCCCACTTTTCTGAGAACAATATCTAGTGATGAATATCAGACAAAGGCCATTACCGAGCTGGTGAGGGAGTTCAACTGGAAATCTGTGGCCATCATAGGAAGTGACGACGAGTACGGAAAGTATGGCAGTGATCGACTCGCACAACTCTTCAGAGAGATGGAGGACGTCTGCATTGAATTCATTGACATCCTGCCTGGTTACTTTTCCCAGAATAATTCCCAAACCCATAAGAAGATGTCAGTGCTTGTGGACAACATCAATAAATCCACTGCTGAGGCAGTAATCGTTTTTACCAAGGAGTCAAATGTTGATATCGTCATAGAAGCTGCAGTTAAACACAAGCTGAACAGAACGTGGATAGCAAGTGACTCTTGGTCCAGCTCCACAAAGCTGGCTACTTTGCCAGACATTGACATGGCAGGACTGGTGTTCGGATTCAACTCTCAGAGGAATTCAGTTGCCGGATTTAAAGATTACGTTATGTCTATATTCAACGGAACGACAAATGCCCTCCTGGATCATCACTTGACTCATTACCCACTTTGTTCCAACGGGTCACACCTGGACGCCAAATGCACACACAGCAAACAGGAGTCAGGACAATGTGTGGACCTAAGATGCTTGACCAATCACATCGACCAGGACGAAAAGTACAACATCTACTTAGCTGTGCAAGTCATTGCCGAGGGGCTACGACGCCTGCTGAAATGTGACAGCCAGCAATGTGAACGCGTCGATGACTTCACTCCCTTGGAG CTTCTCATGGAAATTAAGAAGGTCAACTTTACTGTGGACACCACCCATATATTTTTTGATGCTAATGGGGATCCCAGTTTAGGATATGACATTCTATACTGGGACATGTCAGGCAAGACATGGTTAAATGTCATTCAAGTCATTGGCAAGTACTGGCCAAACGGAACTATCCGAGTCCCGCGTGACTTGGTACTAAAGATGCACAATGTGAAG GTAACTGCTTACAACTGTTCCAAAACTTGCCCACCTGGACAAGAGTTGAAGAAGCAGGATGTAAAGTTGAAATGCTGCCATGATTGTGTTCCGTGTGCAGAGGGAGAATTTTCCACTGGACAAG GTGGGGAGTGTAAACGCTGCGGGACAAATGAGTATTCGTCTCCCACGAGGGacgaatgtttaaaaaaaacatttgagttCCTGGACTGGTCGAATGTGTTCATAATCATTTTAAGTACTTTGGACGGCTTAGGAATTATTTTAACGATTATGTTTGCAGTTTTGTTTGCCATCCATCATAACACACCCATCGTGAAGGCAGTGGGAGGATATTTGTGTTTTTTGGAGCTTTTTTCTCTGCTGACATGCTTTTGCCTCACATTTAGTTTTCCAGGGAAGCCCACTGTTGCCTCCTGCATGATCGGAATGCCTCTCTTCGGAATAGCCTTTTCTCTGTGCATCTCTTGTATTCTGGCAAACCTGTTGCAAATCTTAGTGGGTTTTATGTTTGACTTGAAGACAAAGTCGTGGTTGAAAAAGCTCAACCACCCGGTGGCTGTGGTCGCAGTGGTAACTGGAATACAGTTGGCTTTGTGTGTGCCATGGCTGTGCCTTTACCCTCCATTACCAAGTCAGACCAGTTTAGCTAAGAGCATCCTGCTGCAATGCCATAAAGGCTCCACCAATTTTTTCATCTCCATGTTAAGCTACAACGCTCTTTTGGCCCTTATTTGTTTCCTGTTTGCATTCAAAGGGAAGCGGTTGCCAGATTTGTACAAGAATGCAAGTTTAGTCGCCATTAGTATGCTGCTGTATTTAATCATCTGGATCCTTTTTATCCCCATATACATCTACTTGTTCGGTGTATACAAACAAGCCATTGAGAGCGCTGCCATTCTCGTCTCTAGCTACAGCATTCTTTGCTGTCACCTGGCTCCCAAGTGTTACATAATGGTGTTAAGGAAGGAGATTAATGACAAGAAAGCCATCACTGAGTATATTCGGAAGCATTATGAGGAGAAAGGGATGTCTGTTGTTAAATAA
- the LOC133549852 gene encoding ornithine decarboxylase-like isoform X2: protein MNTPSSVECDVSFLEEGFSARDIVEQKINESSMTDDRDAFYVCDLGDVLKKHLRWARALPRVSPFYAVKCNDSRAVLMTLASLGTGFDCASKTEIQLVQSLGVDPSRIIYANPCKQLSQIKYASAHGVQMMTFDSEVELMKVARCHNNAKLVLRIATDDSKAVCRLSIKFGAQLKSCRGLLERAKELGLEVIGVSFHVGSGCTDSAAFTQAIADAHCVFDMGVDLGFDMKLLDIGGGFPGSEDAELKFEEITAVIHLALEKYFPADSGVRIIAEPGRFYVASAYTLVVNIIAKKVLMDDDDTASDEDEGICDKSLMYYVNDGVYGSFNCILYDHAHCLPTLHKKPKPDEAMYPCSIWGPTCDGLDRIVEQCNLPDLHVGDWLVFENMGAYTVAASSTFNGFEKPDIYYVISRSAWQHVQQIGSLGLPTSMEPCLLDVPACCGRASNLEMAAKPPQTPVI, encoded by the exons ATGAATACACCATCTTCTGTCGAGTGTGATGTATCTTTCTTGGAAGAGGGATTTTCCGCAAGGGATATTGTAGAGCAGAAGATCAATGAGTCATCAATGACA GATGACCGGGATGCCTTCTATGTGTGTGACCTGGGAGACGTCTTAAAGAAGCACCTGCGCTGGGCACGGGCGCTTCCTCGAGTGTCTCCTTTCTACGCTGTGAAATGCAACGACAGCAGAGCTGTTTTGATGACACTGGCCTCTCTGGGAACTGGTTTTGACTGTGCTAGCAAG ACTGAGATTCAGCTGGTTCAGTCCCTCGGAGTGGATCCCAGCAGAATCATCTATGCCAACCCATGCAAGCAGCTTTCTCAGATCAAGTATGCGTCTGCCCACGGTGTTCAGATGATGACCTTTGACAGTGAGGTGGAGCTGATGAAAGTGGCTCGCTGTCACAACAACGCCAA GCTGGTGCTGCGTATAGCTACAGATGACTCGAAGGCAGTATGTCGCCTGAGTATTAAGTTTGGTGCCCAACTTAAATCTTGTCGTGGCCTACTGGAGCGGGCTAAGGAACTGGGGCTTGAAGTGATCGGCGTTAGCTTCCATGTTGGCAGCGGATGCACGGACTCTGCGGCCTTCACGCAGGCCATTGCAGATGCCCACTGTGTCTTTGATATGGGG GTTGATCTGGGCTTTGACATGAAACTTTTAGACATCGGAGGAGGTTTCCCTGGTTCAGAAGACGCTGAACTCAAATTTGAAGAG ATCACAGCAGTAATCCACTTAGCACTGGAAAAATATTTTCCTGCTGACAGTGGTGTGAGGATCATTGCTGAGCCAGGTCGCTTTTATGTGGCCTCTGCGTACACCTTGGTTGTCAACATAATTGCCAAGAAGGTGCTCATGGATGATGATGACACAGCCTCTGATG AAGATGAAGGGATCTGTGACAAGAGCCTGATGTACTATGTCAACGATGGAGTGTATGGATCCTTCAACTGTATTCTCTACGACCATGCGCATTGTCTGCCAACACTGCACAAA AAACCCAAACCGGATGAAGCCATGTATCCCTGCAGTATATGGGGCCCAACTTGTGATGGTCTTGATCGCATTGTTGAGCAGTGCAACCTGCCAGACCTGCATGTGGGCGATTGGCTAGTCTTTGAAAACATGGGTGCCTACACTGTGGCTGCCTCCTCCACCTTCAATGGTTTCGAAAAGCCTGACATTTATTACGTCATTTCACGCTCGGCCTG GCAACATGTGCAGCAGATCGGCTCTCTGGGCCTACCGACCTCTATGGAGCCCTGCTTGCTTGACGTTCCAGCTTGCTGTGGAAGAGCGAGCAACCTTGAGATGGCAGCTAAGCCCCCTCAGACCCCTGTTATTTAA
- the LOC133549852 gene encoding ornithine decarboxylase-like isoform X1, protein MNTPSSVECDVSFLEEGFSARDIVEQKINESSMTDDRDAFYVCDLGDVLKKHLRWARALPRVSPFYAVKCNDSRAVLMTLASLGTGFDCASKTEIQLVQSLGVDPSRIIYANPCKQLSQIKYASAHGVQMMTFDSEVELMKVARCHNNAKLVLRIATDDSKAVCRLSIKFGAQLKSCRGLLERAKELGLEVIGVSFHVGSGCTDSAAFTQAIADAHCVFDMGVDLGFDMKLLDIGGGFPGSEDAELKFEEITAVIHLALEKYFPADSGVRIIAEPGRFYVASAYTLVVNIIAKKVLMDDDDTASDEEDEGICDKSLMYYVNDGVYGSFNCILYDHAHCLPTLHKKPKPDEAMYPCSIWGPTCDGLDRIVEQCNLPDLHVGDWLVFENMGAYTVAASSTFNGFEKPDIYYVISRSAWQHVQQIGSLGLPTSMEPCLLDVPACCGRASNLEMAAKPPQTPVI, encoded by the exons ATGAATACACCATCTTCTGTCGAGTGTGATGTATCTTTCTTGGAAGAGGGATTTTCCGCAAGGGATATTGTAGAGCAGAAGATCAATGAGTCATCAATGACA GATGACCGGGATGCCTTCTATGTGTGTGACCTGGGAGACGTCTTAAAGAAGCACCTGCGCTGGGCACGGGCGCTTCCTCGAGTGTCTCCTTTCTACGCTGTGAAATGCAACGACAGCAGAGCTGTTTTGATGACACTGGCCTCTCTGGGAACTGGTTTTGACTGTGCTAGCAAG ACTGAGATTCAGCTGGTTCAGTCCCTCGGAGTGGATCCCAGCAGAATCATCTATGCCAACCCATGCAAGCAGCTTTCTCAGATCAAGTATGCGTCTGCCCACGGTGTTCAGATGATGACCTTTGACAGTGAGGTGGAGCTGATGAAAGTGGCTCGCTGTCACAACAACGCCAA GCTGGTGCTGCGTATAGCTACAGATGACTCGAAGGCAGTATGTCGCCTGAGTATTAAGTTTGGTGCCCAACTTAAATCTTGTCGTGGCCTACTGGAGCGGGCTAAGGAACTGGGGCTTGAAGTGATCGGCGTTAGCTTCCATGTTGGCAGCGGATGCACGGACTCTGCGGCCTTCACGCAGGCCATTGCAGATGCCCACTGTGTCTTTGATATGGGG GTTGATCTGGGCTTTGACATGAAACTTTTAGACATCGGAGGAGGTTTCCCTGGTTCAGAAGACGCTGAACTCAAATTTGAAGAG ATCACAGCAGTAATCCACTTAGCACTGGAAAAATATTTTCCTGCTGACAGTGGTGTGAGGATCATTGCTGAGCCAGGTCGCTTTTATGTGGCCTCTGCGTACACCTTGGTTGTCAACATAATTGCCAAGAAGGTGCTCATGGATGATGATGACACAGCCTCTGATG aAGAAGATGAAGGGATCTGTGACAAGAGCCTGATGTACTATGTCAACGATGGAGTGTATGGATCCTTCAACTGTATTCTCTACGACCATGCGCATTGTCTGCCAACACTGCACAAA AAACCCAAACCGGATGAAGCCATGTATCCCTGCAGTATATGGGGCCCAACTTGTGATGGTCTTGATCGCATTGTTGAGCAGTGCAACCTGCCAGACCTGCATGTGGGCGATTGGCTAGTCTTTGAAAACATGGGTGCCTACACTGTGGCTGCCTCCTCCACCTTCAATGGTTTCGAAAAGCCTGACATTTATTACGTCATTTCACGCTCGGCCTG GCAACATGTGCAGCAGATCGGCTCTCTGGGCCTACCGACCTCTATGGAGCCCTGCTTGCTTGACGTTCCAGCTTGCTGTGGAAGAGCGAGCAACCTTGAGATGGCAGCTAAGCCCCCTCAGACCCCTGTTATTTAA